A stretch of Aphanothece sacrum FPU1 DNA encodes these proteins:
- the hppD gene encoding 4-hydroxyphenylpyruvate dioxygenase, translating into MTLTESKILPNQQEKVNQIKKIDYVEFYVSNAQQAAYFYQTAFGFKVIGYAGLETGVREYTSYLLEQGNIHFILTSPLISQGHISDYIKLHGDGVYDIALLVDNVENVFQTAVNKGAKSILEPTLTKIAKGYIIKATLAAYQGDLSHSLIERHNYNSFLPQYYPISSPQLVEGVGLIEIDHVVINTELGNRNKWTNFYENIFQFYSYQEFRQEDIATEYSALTSTVLTNQNGQIKFPINEPVEGRYKSQIQEYLDFHMGSGVQHIALRTNDIIKTVKKLRLNGVKFLEIPDAYYDRISEKANLINEDINSLKELKILLDQDEKGYLLQIFTKPLASRPTFFIEIIQREGSPGFGQGNFKALFEAIEVEQAARGNL; encoded by the coding sequence ATGACTCTAACTGAATCTAAAATATTGCCAAATCAACAGGAAAAAGTTAATCAAATCAAAAAAATTGATTATGTAGAATTTTATGTCAGTAATGCGCAACAAGCAGCCTATTTTTACCAAACAGCTTTTGGTTTTAAAGTTATCGGTTATGCTGGACTAGAAACAGGAGTAAGAGAATATACTTCTTATTTATTAGAACAAGGAAATATACATTTTATTCTAACTTCTCCTTTAATTTCCCAGGGGCATATTTCTGATTATATAAAATTACATGGAGATGGAGTTTATGATATTGCTTTATTAGTAGATAATGTAGAAAATGTCTTTCAAACAGCAGTCAATAAAGGGGCTAAATCTATTCTTGAACCTACCTTAACTAAAATAGCAAAAGGATATATCATTAAAGCCACTTTAGCAGCTTATCAAGGAGATTTAAGTCATTCTTTAATTGAACGTCATAATTATAATAGTTTTTTACCTCAATATTATCCTATATCTTCTCCTCAATTAGTTGAAGGAGTGGGGTTAATAGAAATTGACCATGTTGTGATTAATACAGAATTGGGAAATAGAAATAAATGGACTAATTTCTATGAAAATATTTTTCAATTTTATTCCTATCAAGAATTCAGACAAGAAGATATTGCCACAGAATATTCGGCTTTAACTTCTACTGTATTAACTAATCAAAATGGTCAGATAAAATTTCCCATCAATGAACCAGTAGAAGGAAGATATAAATCCCAAATTCAAGAATATCTTGACTTTCATATGGGTTCAGGAGTACAACATATTGCCCTGAGAACAAATGATATTATTAAAACTGTCAAAAAATTAAGATTAAATGGGGTTAAATTTTTAGAAATACCTGATGCTTATTATGATAGAATATCAGAGAAAGCTAATTTAATCAATGAAGATATTAATAGTCTTAAAGAACTAAAAATACTTTTAGATCAGGATGAAAAAGGATACTTACTGCAAATTTTTACTAAACCTTTAGCCTCCCGTCCTACCTTTTTTATTGAAATTATTCAACGTGAAGGTTCTCCAGGATTCGGTCAAGGTAATTTTAAGGCTTTATTTGAAGCCATTGAAGTTGAACAAGCAGCTAGAGGGAATCTTTAA